Genomic segment of Mucilaginibacter sabulilitoris:
ATCGCTTCGCTAATCCTAAGGTGGCAACAGGAGATCTCGGTAAAAGCAAATAGGTGTATCAACCGACTAAGCCGCCGCCGTCAAAAAAAGATTTTGTGGCTTTTTTGCGCAACCTGGGCAATATTACTGACCGTCAGTGTCACCAGGATACCTATTAAGCAGGTCATTAGGAATTCGGTCGCAAACCTATTTCCGGTTCATATCGGACAAGCATCAAACACGCCCAAACGAGCTATTAAGAATTTAAAACAAACTGATTCATTAACCAATAAAAAATAAGGCTATGGAAAATCAACTACAAAGCGGCCAACCGCCGCAATACTCCCAAGAGTTTATAAAGAAACGAAGGTTTTATCTAGTTGTACCAATACTGGTTCTGCCATTTCTTACGATGGCGTTTTGGGCGCTTGACGGAGGAAAAGACGGAAGTAGCGCCGCGGCCGCAACACCTAAAAAGGGAATCGAACTGGCTCTGCCATCTGCCCAATTTAGAAATAGGGAAGCGATAGATAAGATGGACATTTACCAATCAGCGAAAAAAGACAGCTTACATACCGCTGAGGGGGTCAGCAAAGATTTTATGCATGCCATGGGCTTTAAACCGGAACGACCGGTTGATTCCTCGAAGATTAATTTAGGACATCCTCAAAGTCTGAGTAATCCAGCTGACCAACAATCGGCGAAGATTGAGGCTAAACTAGCGCAAATTAACCGTCAAATCAATCAGCCACAGCTTGCAACTTATAGGCAGTCGGATGCCAGCCCGGAGGTACAACGGCTTAACAAAATGATGCGTGCTATGAAAAATGGCAGCACAGAAGATCCGGAAATGAAACAGCTGAATGAAATGCTGACAAAAATTCAAGCTATTCAAAACCCACAATCGGTTAAATTAAAGCCAGAGCAAAAAACAAGTGACTC
This window contains:
- the traM gene encoding conjugative transposon protein TraM translates to MENQLQSGQPPQYSQEFIKKRRFYLVVPILVLPFLTMAFWALDGGKDGSSAAAATPKKGIELALPSAQFRNREAIDKMDIYQSAKKDSLHTAEGVSKDFMHAMGFKPERPVDSSKINLGHPQSLSNPADQQSAKIEAKLAQINRQINQPQLATYRQSDASPEVQRLNKMMRAMKNGSTEDPEMKQLNEMLTKIQAIQNPQSVKLKPEQKTSDSAFRAIPAIIDGKQKVMNGGTVRLKLTDSVSINGIKLPKGQLLYGACQVTNQRLLLNIQNIRIGKDILPTNLTVFSLDGMPGIPAPEAELSGAAGDGASNAVQSMQFLSMDGNLSAQAAAGGINAAKGLLSKKVHKVKVKLKDEFPVLLKINKN